The following coding sequences lie in one Anticarsia gemmatalis isolate Benzon Research Colony breed Stoneville strain chromosome 16, ilAntGemm2 primary, whole genome shotgun sequence genomic window:
- the LOC142979206 gene encoding pre-mRNA-splicing factor Syf2 translates to MSATAEESTSAPQEMTFAQKQAERMKRLRTLHSARNEARTHNHQEVVAEEARNKLPPNYEAKRRQAEWLLDDQKKREEAEGSGKDYDRVKLLNISATEAERLERKKKKKNPDQGFSTYEQATIRQYNRLVKNMPSADMDQYEKQKQKYGDAFYGGPNVIIHGMHEDRKQAIDKMVDDLEGQIAKRAKYSRRRTHNDDADIDYINERNAKFNKKLERFYGEHTAEIKQNLERGTAI, encoded by the coding sequence ATGAGTGCAACAGCAGAAGAGTCAACATCGGCACCGCAGGAGATGACGTTTGCACAAAAACAAGCAGAACGTATGAAAAGATTACGTACGTTACATTCAGCAAGAAATGAAGCGAGGACACACAATCATCAGGAAGTTGTAGCAGAAGAAGCCAGGAACAAATTGCCTCCAAATTATGAAGCGAAACGTCGCCAGGCTGAATGGTTACTCGATGATCAGAAGAAACGCGAAGAAGCTGAAGGATCGGGTAAAGATTATGACAGAGTCAAACTTCTGAACATTTCAGCCACAGAGGCAGAGCGACTGGAacgaaagaagaagaaaaagaatcCCGATCAGGGCTTTTCAACTTATGAACAAGCTACAATAAGGCAGTACAACAGACTTGTGAAAAATATGCCTTCTGCTGACATGGAtcaatatgaaaaacaaaagcaaaaatacgGTGATGCATTCTACGGCGGTCCAAATGTGATTATTCATGGTATGCATGAGGATCGTAAACAAGCCATAGACAAAATGGTAGATGACTTAGAAGGGCAGATTGCCAAGAGGGCTAAGTACTCGAGAAGGCGGACTCACAATGATGATGCAGATATTGACTACATCAATGAAAGGAACGCCAAGTTCAACAAAAAGTTGGAGAGATTCTATGGGGAACATACAGCAGAAATCAAACAGAATTTGGAGCGTGGTACTGCTATTTAA